Proteins encoded together in one Quercus lobata isolate SW786 chromosome 3, ValleyOak3.0 Primary Assembly, whole genome shotgun sequence window:
- the LOC115982853 gene encoding homeobox-leucine zipper protein ATHB-13-like, whose product MTSNGMAFFSTNFMLQPPHEDDNQHSTSLNPILPSCTPQDFHGVASFLGKRSMSFSGVELGDDGNGEDDLSDDGSQVGEKKRRLNMEQVKTLEKNFELGNKLEPERKMQLARALGLQPRQIAIWFQNRRARWKTKQLEKDYDLLKRQFEAVKADNDALQAQNQKLQAEILALKNREPTESINLNKETEGSCSNRSENSSEIKLDISRTPAIDSPLSTHPTSRPLFPASMIRPPGVAQLFQTTSRPELQCQKMDHMVKEESLSNMFCGMDDQSAFWPWLEQQHFN is encoded by the exons ATGACTAGTAATGGGATGGCCTTCTTCTCAACAAATTTCATGCTACAACCTCCACATGAAGATGACAATCAACATTCCACTTCTCTCAATCCAATCCTACCTTCATGCACACCTCAAGACTTTCATG GGGTTGCAAGTTTCCTAGGGAAGAGATCCATGTCATTTTCAGGTGTGGAATTGGGAGACGATGGTAATGGGGAGGATGATTTGTCTGATGATGGGTCACAAGTAggggagaagaagaggaggcTTAACATGGAACAGGTTAAGACACTTGAGAAGAACTTTGAGTTGGGAAACAAGCTTGAGCCAGAGAGGAAAATGCAGTTGGCTAGAGCTCTTGGTCTGCAGCCAAGACAGATTGCTATATGGTTCCAAAACAGGAGAGCAAGGTGGAAGACAAAACAGTTGGAGAAAGACTATGATCTTCTTAAGAGACAGTTTGAAGCAGTCAAAGCAGATAATGATGCACTCCAAGCTCAGAACCAAAAACTTCAAGCAGAG ATACTGGcactaaaaaatagagaaccaaCAGAATCTATCAACCTCAATAAAGAAACTGAGGGTTCCTGCAGCAATAGAAGTGAGAATAGCTCTGAGATCAAGTTGGATATCTCAAGGACACCAGCTATTGATAGCCCTCTATCCACTCATCCAACAAGCAGACCACTATTTCCAGCTTCTATGATAAGGCCTCCAGGTGTGGCTCAACTCTTCCAAACCACATCAAGGCCTGAACTTCAATGCCAAAAGATGGACCACATGGTCAAAGAAGAAAGCTTAAGCAATATGTTTTGTGGCATGGATGATCAATCAGCCTTTTGGCCATGGTTGGAGCAGCAACATTTCAATTga
- the LOC115981623 gene encoding uncharacterized protein LOC115981623 produces MASTPILSPTTTTTTTTLSHHQSLHFFSKLHHPNFPFKNDRPITKLHVSSPTNKPSTITTTTTTTTTTSKNPTKETIFFDGGAHYGDLLANLLLGFTLFWLPLTLAAVSRAFNLRYRFTNLRVTVISGLTGQERSDFSYNVIKDVQVVPRFIGEWGDIIITLKDGTKVDLRSVPKFREIAKYCLSMAKNPKVLKEEGPKGF; encoded by the coding sequence ATGGCTTCCACTCCAATTCTCTCccccaccaccactaccaccaccaccactctaAGTCACCACCAATCGCTTCACTTCTTCTCCAAACTACACCATCCTAATTTCCCTTTCAAAAATGACAGACCAATCACCAAGCTCCACGTGTCTTCCCCAACCAACAAGCCCTctaccatcaccaccaccaccaccaccaccaccaccacctctaAAAACCCCACGAAGGAAACCATTTTCTTTGATGGTGGAGCTCACTATGGGGACCTTTTAGCTAACCTTCTTCTGGGTTTCACTCTGTTTTGGCTACCATTAACTTTGGCTGCGGTTTCAAGGGCCTTCAATTTGAGGTACAGGTTCACCAACCTGCGGGTCACGGTTATTTCAGGACTGACGGGTCAGGAGAGGAGTGATTTCtcctacaatgtgatcaagGATGTTCAGGTTGTGCCACGTTTCATTGGTGAGTGGGGTGACATTATCATTACTCTCAAGGATGGTACTAAGGTTGACCTTAGGAGTGTGCCTAAGTTTAGAGAGATTGCTAAGTATTGTCTTTCTATGGCTAAAAACCCTAAGGTTTTGAAGGAAGAAGGGCCTAAAGGGTTTTAG